The proteins below are encoded in one region of Pseudonocardia sp. DSM 110487:
- a CDS encoding NAD(P)H-binding protein — MHLTIVGATGGIGRHLVDQALAAGHTVTAVVRNPRNLERNVRHMRLSRADAAHLMLRALAEPSTIGHSIAVAY, encoded by the coding sequence ATGCATCTCACGATCGTCGGCGCAACAGGAGGCATCGGCCGCCACCTCGTCGACCAAGCGCTCGCGGCCGGACACACGGTCACCGCTGTCGTCCGCAACCCCAGGAACCTCGAACGCAACGTCCGACACATGCGGCTCTCACGTGCAGACGCAGCGCACCTCATGCTTCGGGCGCTCGCTGAACCGTCGACCATCGGTCATTCAATCGCCGTCGCCTACTAA
- a CDS encoding DUF1772 domain-containing protein, whose protein sequence is MIVLIIAAVSAAFGLRKRIAIAGSGIVRTAHLAALLFGGLFGGLLLAVLVIELTLRGADASVYTQVRHVAFGGLGVPVSATLLPALVATVFLVIANRKRGRTFWLMLTALVLLVTAFAISLLINLPINTEQMAWVVQAPPVDWASVRDRWQLSHVARTVATVVALGFLSAAALHTSSPGHHESSTRVGAQLSR, encoded by the coding sequence ATGATCGTTCTCATCATCGCGGCGGTGTCCGCGGCATTCGGACTCCGGAAGAGGATCGCCATCGCCGGTTCCGGAATCGTGCGAACCGCGCATCTCGCAGCCCTGCTCTTCGGTGGTCTCTTCGGCGGGCTGCTGCTCGCCGTGCTCGTCATCGAACTGACCCTGCGGGGCGCCGATGCCTCGGTGTACACCCAGGTCCGGCATGTCGCGTTCGGCGGACTGGGCGTTCCCGTCTCCGCCACCCTGCTGCCGGCGTTGGTCGCCACTGTGTTCCTCGTGATCGCGAACCGGAAGAGAGGGCGCACCTTCTGGCTGATGCTGACCGCACTCGTCCTGCTCGTGACGGCGTTCGCCATCTCGCTGCTGATCAATCTCCCCATCAACACAGAACAGATGGCCTGGGTCGTGCAGGCGCCCCCCGTGGATTGGGCGAGCGTGCGTGATCGCTGGCAGCTCTCGCACGTGGCCCGGACCGTCGCGACCGTGGTCGCGCTCGGATTCCTCAGCGCGGCCGCATTGCACACCTCATCGCCCGGCCATCACGAAAGCAGCACGCGGGTAGGCGCGCAATTGTCGAGATAA
- a CDS encoding DoxX family protein, whose amino-acid sequence MLEIMLWIAQGFLALFFFAAGLPKVIGRGIDRWAGFDDLPRGLVIIIGLSEVVGAVALWLPSLIGTFEWTTPLAAIGIAVISLMASGFHIRAAATAERGDPRTEWLCAVETALWASLAGSIAIGRWAGISSGPSLPSETLIVAIAVIIPATIVNLVLVARRPVAPRTPDATNGTLVG is encoded by the coding sequence ATGCTCGAGATCATGCTGTGGATTGCTCAGGGATTCCTCGCTCTCTTCTTCTTCGCCGCCGGCCTGCCCAAGGTGATCGGACGGGGTATCGACCGCTGGGCCGGCTTCGATGACCTTCCGCGGGGACTCGTGATCATCATCGGCCTGTCGGAAGTCGTCGGGGCCGTCGCCCTCTGGCTCCCGTCGCTCATCGGCACCTTCGAGTGGACGACCCCGCTCGCGGCCATCGGGATCGCGGTCATCTCGCTCATGGCCAGCGGCTTCCACATCCGAGCCGCCGCGACAGCGGAGCGCGGTGATCCGCGGACCGAATGGCTTTGTGCCGTCGAGACCGCGCTCTGGGCCTCCCTCGCCGGCTCGATCGCCATCGGTCGCTGGGCGGGGATCTCGAGCGGACCCTCCCTTCCGTCCGAGACCCTGATCGTCGCAATCGCAGTCATCATCCCCGCGACCATCGTCAACCTCGTTCTTGTCGCGAGGCGACCCGTCGCGCCACGGACCCCCGACGCGACGAACGGCACACTCGTCGGTTAG